A segment of the Nitrospina gracilis 3/211 genome:
TCACCGGAAGCGGTCCGCACGTCCACCACGTCCGATTCCATTTGATACCGAACCGCCTCATACGCACCCCCGGTGATGCGGTCGAACCAGTTCGACGCGGCGCGGTACACAGCGGGTTGATGCGATTCCTGATATGTTTTGAGGGACCGGTCGAGCATGGAAAGCGCGAGCGTCGCCACCGCCCAGTCGCGACCGGCGCGTTCCAGCCTCTGCTTCAGCATCTCCACCTGCGACTGCGCATCGAACAAGGCATCGTTGTTGGCCAGACGCTCCTGCTCCTTTTTACAACCGCCGAGTTTTTGATCGATCTCCTGTATCTGTTTAACCAGCTCCTCCACCTGTGCCTCGGTTGTGACGCGTTCGGTATCCAGCCGGGTCGGCTCAGCGTTCCGCAACTCCTTCACCACCGCATCGAACACCTCGCCCACGCCCATGCGCGACTGAACATCCTGACGCGCGCGGTCCGCTTCCTGCTTCAGCCCGCAGGCCCGTTTCCAGGATGACACCAGTTCTTCAAACCCGGCCTCGTCCTTCGCTCCCGCTTCGAGGAGGAGCTTGTCCAGACTGCGTCGCGGAGCCTCTATTGCCGCTTTCAAACGCTCGAGCTTGTCTGCGTGTTCCGCAAGAGACGCGATGATCTGCCTGCGTTCCTCCTGCCGGGCACGCTGAGCTTCATAACGGTCCGCCACCCATTCCATGTTCACCAGAAGGTTGTCTTTCAATTTCGTTCCGGGCAAGGCAGATGCCGCACGTTCGACCAAGGACCACGCCTTTTGCAAATCGGATTCCATGGTTTC
Coding sequences within it:
- a CDS encoding ATP-binding protein; translation: VGFSVLGAVLAAAAAVWARRQSHSVQADDPLERHYRNDVEQAEAARARLIKEWQEWLVEGGFHTGLDANQLEDVMRRIERTQDLLRERDELDGRIETMESDLQKAWSLVERAASALPGTKLKDNLLVNMEWVADRYEAQRARQEERRQIIASLAEHADKLERLKAAIEAPRRSLDKLLLEAGAKDEAGFEELVSSWKRACGLKQEADRARQDVQSRMGVGEVFDAVVKELRNAEPTRLDTERVTTEAQVEELVKQIQEIDQKLGGCKKEQERLANNDALFDAQSQVEMLKQRLERAGRDWAVATLALSMLDRSLKTYQESHQPAVYRAASNWFDRITGGAYEAVRYQMESDVVDVRTASGDFKPVEHLSRGTREQLYLALRLALIQEYEKESEPLPVLMDDVWVNFDDARRDRFVEVLAEFAKDRQVIVLSCHSASRELCLRHGAHEVSLPSA